The genomic window GTCAGCAGCAGATGGATCGGAAACAAACGGGCGAAGCCTTCCTGAAAGACATGCCGGCGCTCTACCGTTTCGCCCTGCGGCTCACGCGTTCGCCCCAAGACGCGGACGAAGCCGTCTCACGAACCGCCCTGCGCTCCCTGGAAAAGGCCGAGGCGTTCAGAGGCGAATCCTCCATTCGCACATGGATTTTCGGGATCCTGATCAACGTCGTGCGCGAGATGCGGAAGGAAGGGTGGCGGGAGGAGTCGCTGGACGAAGGTCCCTACCCTCCCAACTCCGAATTCGACGACGGTGGGCGGAGGCTCCAGCCGGCAACCGAACAAGGCGACGATCCGGAGCACGTCCTTCTGCGAACCGAAGGCGTCGAACGCATCCGCAACGAACTGGACACTCTACCCCCCCTCCAACGGAGCGCCTTCCACCTCCGATTCATTGAGGGATGGGAAATGGAGGAGATCTGTAACGCCCTCCAGATCAAGGCCACGCATTTGAGGGTCCTGCTCCACCGGGCACGACTGCGACTGAGAGAACGCATGATTGATTACGTCAAAGGAGAATCCAAGTGATGATGCCCACGATGCTCATGGGTACTTGCCGGGAGACGTCCCAGAACATCGGCGACTATCTCGACCGCGCGATGCCGCTCGCCCGGAGGCTCAGGATTCGATTCCATCTCTCCCTCTGCCCGGACTGCCGCAAATGGATGGCCGGCCTCAAGGCGACGATGGCCGGAATCGGCCTGGCGCGGGCGTTGGAACTCTCCGCGCAGCCGCCGGCCGAACTCCGCGCGAAAATCGAACGCATTTTCACGGCGTAACGCCCGCCCTCCTTCTGCCACCCACCCTTCGATCATGGGTGATTGGAGCGAGTTTCCGGCAACGCTGAGAGTGCAGCTCAAACTCTATCCCTATCGGTCAGTCAAGGATGCCCCTTGGTCACCCCTCCGCAAGCCCCTTCGCGAATGCACCGTGGCCCTCATTTCGTCGGCGGGCTTCGTTCGTCCCGATCAAACCCCGTTCGACAAATCCGCCCTCGGCGGCGACTCGTCGTTTCGAGAATTGCCTGCCGATACGGATTTGGCCGGCTTGAAGGACACCCACCGCAGCAAGAGCTTCGATCACTCTGGGTATCGCCGGGATCCGAATCTCGCCTTCCCCCTGGACCGGCTCAAGGAACTGGTCGCTGAGGGGTTTATCGGCGGCATCGTGGATACGCATTACAGTTTCATGGGATCTCTCACAGCGGTCGGGAAGTTCGTGAAGGCAACGGCGCCGGAAATCGCCCGTCGCCTCGTTGCGCAGCATGCCGATGCAGCTTTGCTTGTACCGGTGTGACCGCTTTGCAATCAGGCCGTGGGCCTGATGCAGGGGGAAATCGAGCGGGCGGGCATCCCCACCGTTTCCATCAGTCTCCTCAAGGACATCACGCTCAAGGTGAAGCCACCCCGCGCCCTTTGGGTGCCCTTCAATCACGGCTACCCGCTGGGTGAACCGGACAACCCCGCGATCCAGAAGGAGGTGCTCCAGGCGGCTCTTTCCCTCCTGACGGAGGCACAAACCGCTCCCGTGATTCTCCGTGATTTCGTATCCCAACCAGGGGCCCAACCCACCCAGAGGTAAACCTCATGTCCCGCAACCCGGCTCCTCGCGATGCCCCACGCAGGGCCCTGCCACGGATGGGTCGCGTAGGTCCTTGACGCTCCCGAGCCACGTTTTCTGGACGTGCTTTCTTTTCCGCGGAAGGAAAGAGAAGTGGTGGGCCATGGCGGGATCGATCCTTCCTGATGCCCCTTACGTCATCCCCCTGCTGGCGGGCGGCGTCACCGGCGCGTTGGATGTCTGGGCGCACTGGTGGAACCATCCCGTCACGAGAATCCTCCACTCCTATCCCATCGTGGGCGCGACCTTGATCCTCTCCCTCCTGCTGAAGCGTCGTCGAACGGCATTTCTTCTCGGAGGAATCCTCCTTCACGCCTTCTTCGACATGTGGACCCATGTGAGCGACGCGTATCCCGTGTTTTATCCGTTCAGCGAATTTAGGTTCCCGACCCCGTTCTCATATTGGGAAAAGGCGCACCACGCGCCCGCGCTGAGGATCGTCAATGGCCTGCTGGTGGCCGCCGCGGCGCTTTACTTGTGGAGGGAGAGGCGATCGCGCCGCGCTGAGTCCGGGCCTGCCTGTCAGTCACCGAGCCAGTCTTCTGGTAACGGCGTCTCTTAAGTGCGTCCAACAGAATGTGTAGGGGAGGGTCTTCAGACCCTCCCGACAAGAGGGAGCATCTGAAGATGCTCCCCTACGAATCGGCATCCTGTTCGAGGCTCTAAGTTTCGGATCGCGCCGAGCTGAAACGTGGTCACCTCTCAGTGACTCGAATCTGACGGATCGTTACATCCACGGCGAAGATTCGCGCCGAGTAACGGTTTGTCGCCGCGCGCCACGAACGAACGAAGCCATGAAAACACATATCGCGGCTGTTGGCGCCCAGGGCCGTTCGTATCATTGTGAAAAGGAAGCCGCCCATCTCAGGAATTAGGAGGTATTTATGAAACGCTCTTTACGCAATCGAGTGTCTTTGCTCTTCGCGGGAGCATTCTTCCTCTGGGCGGCGCAAGCCGGCGCGGCCCGGGCCGGCGACGTCCGATCATCCTGTAGAACTTTTGGCACGATTGGAGAGGTGGGCCTGAAAATGTAGTCACGGATTTCCTGGGCTGGGTCGTTGGATTTCGGATACTCTTCCGGAAGGAGGAAGACGATGGACGACGCAGCGCAGACGGTGAAAGGGAACGGGGAATCGGCTCACGGGCTGATCCAGAAGGTCAAGAGGGCGACGCGGAGGCGGTTTGGGGCGGAGGAGAAGATTCGGATTCTCCTGGAGGGGATGAAGCGGGAGGTTTCGACCTCGGAACTTTGCCGGAAGGAGGGGATTCATCCGCACGCCTATTATTCGTGGCTGAAGGACTTCATGGAGGCTGGGAAGTCGAGGCTGAGGGGGGATTTGAAGCGGAGCGCGACCGAGGGGGAGGTGGAGAGCCTGCGGCGGGAGAACGAGAGGCTGAAGGTGATTTTGGCGGACCCGGTTCTGGAGAACACCCTTTTGAAAAAAAGTCTGATCGGGTCGGAGATCGATGGACTTACGCGATGACGGCTGCCGAGAAGGCGAGCCTGATCGACCGGGTCGAGGGGAGCCGGTGCAAGAGGCGGCTTCTCCGGGCGCTCGGGATACCCGACTCGACGTACTACCACTGGGTGCGGCTTTACCGGGAAGGGGGACCGAACGCATTGGATAAGCTTTTGCCCGTGGCCCGGACGATCTGGAACCGGATCACGCCGAAGGAGGAGCTGAGAGTCCTGGAGATCGCGCGGGACCTCCCGGAGCTCTCTCCCCGGCTTCTGTCCGTAAAGATCACGGATGAAGAGGAGTTCGCCATCTCGGAGTCGAAGGTCTACGAGATCCTGAAGAAGAACGATCTCATTCGGCCCCGGCCCTTGCCGGAGCTTCCGGCGAGGTCGGAGTGGCCCCACAAGACGAGGAGGCCCAACGAGATCTGGCAGATCGACGCGACGACGTTCTTCGTGGCGGGATGGGGGTACTACAAGCTCATCCCCGTTCTTGACGACTACTCCCGGAAGATCCTGGCGTGGGACCTCCTGCCGGACGAATCGGCCGGTTCGATCTCGAACGCGGTGGAGCAGGCGGTGGAGGCGACGGGAATACCGGAGCGGCCGGAGCACGAGAAGCCGACGCTTCTGTCCGACAACGGATCGGGCTTCATCTCGTGGCTCCTGGCGGACTACCTCAAGGCCCACGGCATCCGGCACATCTTCGGCAAGCCCTATCATCCGCAGACGCAGGGAAAAATCGAGCGGTTCAATCGGCGGATCAAGGAGGGCGAGTGTCTGATCGTGTATCTCAGCCCCGGAGACCTCAAGGAGGCCCTCAAGCTGGCCATCGTGCGCTACAATGCCACACCGCACGAGGCGCTGAAAAACGTGGCGCCGAACGACCTGTACGCCGGCCGCCAGGAGGAGATCCTCAGGCGCCGGGAGGAGAAAAAGAAAGCGACCTACGCCCGTCGCAAGGAGTATAATCGGGGCGTGAACAACGGTCCGGCTCAGCCCGGAAAGTGTGACTAAGAAAAATGGTCACTTCTCCAAAAAGGTCAAAAGACGTACCCATGCAACCCATGCGCCGGGAAAAAGATCAAGTACATGAGGGACAAGTCGGCCCGTCAAAAGGACCCGAAGAAGCTGATCGACATCGGGGCAAGGCTCTGGACCGATCGCAACCTCGGAAAGACCGGCGTTTCGTGCGATACCTGTCACGCGAACTACAAGACTTTCAAGAGCACGGTGACGCAATCCTTCTCCCATTTCGTGGAAATGGCGGACGACATCGT from Nitrospirota bacterium includes these protein-coding regions:
- a CDS encoding sigma-70 family RNA polymerase sigma factor, which encodes MDRKQTGEAFLKDMPALYRFALRLTRSPQDADEAVSRTALRSLEKAEAFRGESSIRTWIFGILINVVREMRKEGWREESLDEGPYPPNSEFDDGGRRLQPATEQGDDPEHVLLRTEGVERIRNELDTLPPLQRSAFHLRFIEGWEMEEICNALQIKATHLRVLLHRARLRLRERMIDYVKGESK
- a CDS encoding zf-HC2 domain-containing protein, whose amino-acid sequence is MMPTMLMGTCRETSQNIGDYLDRAMPLARRLRIRFHLSLCPDCRKWMAGLKATMAGIGLARALELSAQPPAELRAKIERIFTA
- a CDS encoding transposase, which encodes MDDAAQTVKGNGESAHGLIQKVKRATRRRFGAEEKIRILLEGMKREVSTSELCRKEGIHPHAYYSWLKDFMEAGKSRLRGDLKRSATEGEVESLRRENERLKVILADPVLENTLLKKSLIGSEIDGLTR
- a CDS encoding transposase, translating into MTAAEKASLIDRVEGSRCKRRLLRALGIPDSTYYHWVRLYREGGPNALDKLLPVARTIWNRITPKEELRVLEIARDLPELSPRLLSVKITDEEEFAISESKVYEILKKNDLIRPRPLPELPARSEWPHKTRRPNEIWQIDATTFFVAGWGYYKLIPVLDDYSRKILAWDLLPDESAGSISNAVEQAVEATGIPERPEHEKPTLLSDNGSGFISWLLADYLKAHGIRHIFGKPYHPQTQGKIERFNRRIKEGECLIVYLSPGDLKEALKLAIVRYNATPHEALKNVAPNDLYAGRQEEILRRREEKKKATYARRKEYNRGVNNGPAQPGKCD